One segment of Apus apus isolate bApuApu2 chromosome 1, bApuApu2.pri.cur, whole genome shotgun sequence DNA contains the following:
- the FMC1 gene encoding protein FMC1 homolog, whose translation MAALGSPLRTLRGLLRELRHAGSRAGRPYRQMPAYQHVLAAFRAHRVTSEKLCRAQQELHFQAATYLCLLRSVREHAALHREYHGKGERSPEEVAGLVGFRLPQQPGGKG comes from the exons ATGGCGGCGCTGGGCTCGCCCCTGCGCACCCTGCGCGGGCTGCTGCGGGAGCTCCGCCACGCCGGCAGCCGGGCGGGCCGCCCCTACCGCCAGATGCCGGCCTACCAGCACGTCCTGGCCGCCTTCCGCGCCCACCGG GTGACCAGCGAGAAGCTGTGCCGggcccagcaggagctgcacttCCAGGCCGCCACCTACCTCTGCCTGCTGCGCAGCGTCCGGGAGCACGCCGCGCTCCACCGGGAGTACCACGGCAAGGGCGAGCGCTCCCCCGAGGAGGTTGCCGGCCTGGTGGGCTTCAGGCTGCCTCAGCAGCCGGGAGGAAAGGGCTGA